The following proteins are co-located in the Cutaneotrichosporon cavernicola HIS019 DNA, chromosome: 3 genome:
- the RPS8A gene encoding uncharacterized protein (Belongs to the eukaryotic ribosomal protein eS8 family), giving the protein MTCLNTDDLGLRVQAAWVLLFLVRQLKMGISRDSRHKRSASGARRAHYRKKRKFELGRQSAMTKLHTTKRIHSVRTRGGNMKYRAIRLDSGNFAWGSEAITRKTRLIAVRYNTTNNELLRTQTLVKSAVVEIDATPFRQWYESHYAQPAVVAKSAAPVEDETKKSNHVQRILAERKKDAKLDSHLAQQFRAGRLLAVITSRPGQSGRADGYILEGKELDFYLKKLQTRKQKHAA; this is encoded by the exons ATGACATGTCTTAACACCGACGACTTGGGTCTCAGGGTCCA AGCGGCGTGGGTCCTTCTGTTTCTTGTCCGACAACTCA AAATGGGTATCTCTCGTGACTCCCGCCACAAGCGCAGTGCGTcaggcgctcgccgcgcccacTA ccgcaagaagcgcaagttcgagctcggccgccaGTCGGCCATGACCAAGCTCCACACCACCAAGCGCATCCACAGTGTTCGCACCCGTGGCGGTAACATGAAGTACCGCGCCATCCGTCTGGACTCGGGCAACTTTGCTTGGGGCTCCGAGGCCATCACGCGCAAGACGCGTCTCATTGCTGTT CGTTACAACACGACCAACAACGAGCTCCTCCGTACCCAGACCCTGGTCAAGTCGGCCGTTGTGGAGATTGACGCCACCCCCTTCCGCCAGTGGTACGAGTCTCACTACGCCCAGCCTGCCGTTGTCGCCAAGAGCGCCGCCcctgtcgaggacgagaccAAGAAGTCGAACCACGTCCAGCGCATCCTTGCCGAGCGCAAGaaggacgccaagctcgactcgCACCTCGCCCAGCAGTTCCGTGCTGgtcgtctcctcgccgtcatcaCCTCGCGTCCCGGTCAGTCGggccgcgccgacggctACATCCttgagggcaaggagctcgacttCTACCTCAAGAAGCTCCAGACCCGCAAGCAGAAGCACGCCGCTTAA
- a CDS encoding uncharacterized protein (Histone-like transcription factor (CBF/NF-Y) and archaeal histone) has translation MQDSDDHPPAERSEDGAEVDAPVKKKRIIKSRQSLAEKEVGTTMFPIARVKRIIKSDKDLDMMSAEATFLISVATEYFVKHFMEEGYTKARLEKRRIISYKDMANVVSRTEEFDFLKDVIPLPVTMSEALERRKAKLVADESAMMHEDDQPRDPSEPAGVIGDSLDLSNAPEDLPPLALSTNPLFPNAIVKRPPNTHARSAVSQPSKPAQPPPPPAPPRVHTGKNAPTTPHALATRSSRRSMNAAAAEPMQID, from the exons atgCAAGACTCTGACGACCATCCACCAGCAGAACggagcgaggacggcgcaGAGGTCGATG CGCCggtcaagaagaagcgcatcATAAAGTCGCGCCAGTcgctcgccgagaaggaggttgGCACGACCATGTTCCCCATTGCGCGCGTCAAGCGCATCATAAAGTCGGACAAGGACCTCGACATGATGAGCGCCGAAGCGACGTTTCTGATCTCGGTCGCGACC gaaTACTTTGTCAAGCACTTTATGGAGGAGGGCTACACAaaggcgcgcctcgagaAGCGCCGCATCATCAGCTACAAGGACATGGCCAACGTCGTCTCGCGCACCGAGGAGTTTGACTTTTTGAAAG ACGTGATCCCTCTCCCGGTAACAATGTCcgaggcgcttgagcggcgcaaggccaagctcgtgGCGGACGAGAGCGCGATGATGCACGAAGACGACCAGCCGCGCGACCCGTCCGAGCCAGCTGGCGTTATCGGCGACAGCCTCGACCTGTCGAACGCGCCCGAGGACCTGCCTCCACTGGCGCTCAGCACCAACCCGCTCTTCCCAAACGCGATTGTCAAGCGCCCACCTAATACCCATGCGCGCTCCGCCGTGTCCCAGCCATCCAAGCCCGCACagccccctcctccccctgcACCGCCGCGCGTACACACCGGCAAGAACGCGCCTACGACGCCccacgcgctcgcgacccGCAGCTCACGCCGAAGTATGaacgccgcggcggccgagccCATGCAGATCGACTAG
- a CDS encoding uncharacterized protein (Pleckstrin homology domain) — MPLFHQKRRTMSGQHPPRTPSTPHTPGTPPIEVTVESLALHKLRTLLHRGSRLSLRIESQPQSRQSRQPTPETPEPKAHAEPPSPAHKADSGSASITPLNGSVSLSENPTEAMKLLSQDVVAPIVTPAPAPPTAPAPVPVTSAPAALNLAANLHAAATPPTAAPVPPTLPVSTSPRPPLTVDTGASPEASAFHTPHTSVPPSPETHFATTLENSAITETRDARLGSDPFAIARRRGSAVSAISACSVGSPHRMPPVLHAPPMPMPIAHLPSLNTGSMSPGWGTLALQSPALSRTNSRASGSFPFPTPVAQSRNNSKDLTDAEVRRATKSMPVILRVPSRQPQEPEEEEDDEDDEGESADGHVGATPRAHPASPPHSAYIHKGLGHLAMDPVTEESRSGTPQPGSRTASSVGLAALQREQSSPSVSDDTPSSLGVASVPWPSANAPEADEVGDDSSVEESFDSVSIDDNASGSLAQTSIATPSPTTPSPGSRRPSLYSQLSQSMMNLSTPRTQLTAAPAVDSPDELETVHEVQATAPDLDHDYVRPPPLKRRLSAGDADPAPPMYESVHLNHNAPVVDPREEEGHERLPPYWCGVHIEGTLSRKMEFIQPGVQARDRAWKKHYFVLHGTALFVYKFDPTKVPLRMGEPYLTADENESYCYLHVHLAPDHHRASLPSQNPVQAIKQARRATVGQEAAPRINAFATALSNARRGTVGSRTPTRYDQGPESKDRTLFEPPRRQSGGADSVASSTASAPIASHMPFAHNVLVHVYSMQGAESGLAADYKKRLHCVRLRVQGQQFMLQTDTARQCVQWIEAFQAAANVALDLDTRPMPIQQTLPRRRRRRRPQPEVDPNAVPTSDNANAAFADSPEGNLAAVVAAEHAEHERDRMVAEDQAAAGGRSAV; from the exons ATGCCCCTCTTCCATCAAAAACGGCGGACCATGTCGGGCCAACATCCACCGCGTACCCCGAGCACGCCACACACACCTGGTACCCCGCCCATTGAGGTGACAGTCGAGTCGCTTGCACTGCACAAGCTGCGCACGCTGCTGCATCGCGGATCGAGGCTCAGCCTCAGAATCGAGAGCCAGCCGCAGAGCCGCCAGAGTCGGCAACCTACACCTGAAACACCTGAACCAAAGGCCCATGCCGAgccaccttcccccgcACACAAGGCGGATAGTGGGAGCGCTAGTATTACCCCGCTGAATGGGAGCGTATCACTCTCCGAGAATCCTACCGAAGCCATGAAACTTCTTTCCCaggacgtcgtcgctccCATCGTCACCCCAGCGCCCGCACCACCAACCGCACCAGCACCTGTACCCGTCACCTCGGCCCCGGCCgctctcaacctcgccgctAATCTCCACGCGGCCGCCACCCCCCCAACTGCCGCACCCGTCCCTCCCACCTTACCAGTGTCAACGTCACCCCGCCCACCATTGACCGTGGATACTGGCGCCTCACCGGAGGCATCGGCATTCCATACACCCCATACTTCGgtccctccctccccagAAACACACTTTGCAACGACCTTGGAGAACTCGGCCATCACGGAAACCCGCGACGcccgcctcggcagcgaTCCCTTTGCCATCGCTCGCAGGCGGGGATCAGCAGTCTCGGCAATCTCGGCATGCAGTGTAGGCTCGCCGCACCGCATGCCACCCGTCCTGCACGCTccgccgatgccgatgccCATCGCGCACCTGCCATCGCTCAACACCGGCAGCATGTCCCCTGGCTGGGGCACGCTTGCACTCCAATCCCCCGCTCTCTCTAGAACCAACTCGCGGGCGTCGGGCAGCTTCCCGTTCCCCACGCCCGTGGCCCAGTCTCGCAACAACAGCAAGGACCTCACGGACGCTGAGGTGCGCCGCGCGACAAAATCAATG CCTGTCATTCTTCGTGTCCCAAGTCGCCAGCCACAAGAACcagaagaggaagaagacgacgaagacgacgagggcgagtcGGCAGATGGACATGTCGGCGCGACTCCCAGGGCCCACCCCGCGTCCCCGCCCCATTCAGCCTACATTCACAAGGGCCTTGGGCATCTCGCCATGGACCCCGTAACTGAGGAGTCGCGTTCGGGAACGCCACAGCCTGGCTCGAGGACAGCCTCGTCGGTCGGCTTAGCTGCATTGCAACGCGAGCAGAGTTCACCCTCAGTCTCAGACGACACGCCCAGCTCTCTCGGCGTGGCGTCAGTGCCCTGGCCTAGTGCCAATGCtcccgaggccgacgaggttggagaCGACTCGAGTGTGGAAGAGAGCTTTGACTCGGTGTCGATCGACGACAATGCGTCGGGGTCACTTGCGCAGACGTCGATTGCCACGCCGTCCCCCACAACTCCGTCGCCAGGATCAAGGCGGCCGTCGCTGTACTCGCAGCTCTCACAGTCGATGATGAACCTGTCCACCCCGCGGACTCAGCTCACAGCGGCTCCGGCGGTCGATTCGCCCGATGAGCTAGAGACCGTCCACGAGGTACAGGCAACCGCGCCTGATCTCGATCACGACTATGTGCGCCCACCACCGCTGAAGCGCCGCTTGTCTGCTGGTGACGCGGACCCAGCCCCTCCCATGTACGAGTCGGTGCACCTGAACCACAACGCGCCAGTCGTCGACCcccgcgaggaggagggccaTGAACGCCTCCCGCCCTACTGGTGCGGCGTACACATTGAAGGCACGCTGTCGCGCAAGATGGAGTTTATCCAGCCAGGTGTCCAGGCGCGCGACCGCGCTTGGAAGAAGCACTATTTTGTGCTGCACGGCACCGCGCTGTTCGTGTACAAGTTTGACCCAACGAAGGTACCGTTACGAATGGGTGAGCCATACCTCACAGCGGACGAGAACGAGTCGTACTGTTATCTTCACGTACACCTCGCTCCCGATCACCACCGCGCGTCGCTACCTTCCCAAAACCCCGTGCAGGCGATCAAGCAAGCCCGTCGGGCGACCGTGGGACAGGAAGCCGCCCCGAGAATCAACGCGTTCGCGACGGCGCTGTCGAACGCGCGCAGGGGCACAGTTGGGAGCAGAACTCCGACACGTTACGACCAGGGCCCGGAGAGCAAGGACCGGACGCTTTTCgagccgcctcgacgccagAGTGGCGGGGCAGACTCGGTAGCGAGTTCGACGGCCTCAGCCCCCATCGCGAGCCACATGCCCTTTGCTCACAACGTGCTCGTGCACGTGTACAGCATGCAGGGTGCGGAATCGGGCCTGGCTGCGGACTACAAGAAACGTCTGCACTGCGTCCGCCTCCGTGTCCAAGGACAGCAGTTCATGCTCCAGACGGACACGGCGCGGCAATGCGTCCAGTGGATCGAGGCGTTccaggccgccgccaacgtcgCGCTGGACCTCGACACCCGCCCCATGCCCATACAACAGACGCTTCCCCGCCGGcggaggcgcaggcgccCACAGCCAGAGGTGGACCCCAACGCCGTGCCGACGAGCGATAACGCCAACGCGGCGTTTGCAGACTCACCGGAAGGTAAcctcgcggcggtggttgcggccgagcacgccgagcacgagcgcgaTCGCATGGTGGCCGAGGACCAGGCGGCTGCGGGCGGCAGGTCTGCCGTTTAG
- the URA5 gene encoding uncharacterized protein (Phosphoribosyl transferase domain), with amino-acid sequence MKSESLLRPSRPLGPIKHPTPLNQPNTYSQLLLPTPNTTMAASFKDTFIETAINTGVLLFGEFTLKSGRKSPYFFNAGLLYDGQLLSATADAFASTLQTNVADFDVLFGPAYKGIPLAAVTCVALANKGINKAYCYNRKEKKDHGEGGTLVGAPMAGKKVVIIDDVMTAGTAIREAIAILREQPGAQLVGIVQLVDRRERGKGDSSTAQEVAKEFGVPVLPIISINDIIAYLKTRGGYEDQVKAIEAYRAQYGVAA; translated from the exons ATGAAGTCAGAATCGCTATTACGGCCCAGTCGGCCACTTGGACCGATT AAACACCCCACACCACTAAACCAACCGAACACCTACTCCCAACTCCTACTCCCAACACCAAACACCACAATGGCAGCCAGCTTCAAGGACACGTTCATCGAGACGGCCATCAACACcggcgtcctcctcttcggcgaGTTCACCCTCAAGTCTGGCCG CAAGTCGCCGTACTTCTTCAACGCCGGCCTCCTGTACGACGGCCAGCTCCTCTCCGCCACTGCCGACGCGTTTGCTTCTACCCTCCAAACCAACGtcgccgactttgacgtCCTCTTCGGCCCAGCATACAAGGGCATCCCGCTCGCTGCGGTCACCTGCGTAGCCCTGGCCAACAAGGGCATCAACAAGGCATACTGCTACAAccgcaaggagaagaaggaccacggcgagggcggtaCTCTTGTCGGTGCTCCTATGGCCGGCAAGAAGGTCGTCATTATCGACGACGTCATGACTGCCGGCACGGCGATTCGCGAGGCTATTGCCATCCTCCGCGAACAGCCTGgcgcccagctcgtcggcatTGTGCAGCTTGTGGACAGGCGCGAGCGGGGCAAGGGCgactcgtcgacggcgcaggAGGTCGCTAAGGAATTCGGCGTGCCCGTCCTCCCGATCATTAGCATCAATGACATTATCGCCTACCTCAAGACTCGCGGAGGTTACGAGGACCAGGTCAAGGCTATCGAGGCGTACCGTGCCCAGTACGGTGTCGCCGCGTAG
- the sgf73 gene encoding uncharacterized protein (SCA7, zinc-binding domain), with amino-acid sequence MLRLKARESSRAPFSFSVAPPPDDDGPATSNKFPHPPGAFLTERDMHMYGAQPLGEEPGRGVVRCTRCARTVLEWAAGEHMRICSHVLDGTPLNAKKAKVDKKVEGKKRRASEVSDTPDSPTKKKARVLEMSLDDDEMDPAAYKGLKKSEIKKLLKERERLKKRAAKEAEKAQAAERRRARANNPLDYDRQCGVINDKGLPCSRSLTCKTHTVGAKRAVQGRTRLYDELFLEWQRAHNPNFKEPAPKREAKVVPKVVKKKRVVPDEEGLRADEDGRREMDELIRAAARAGDRVKLAPAPRPISSPWRTTTYEQISMGDLLTKALAARPRPAPSSITPQRLGSQSKPGPAVVAPMLAPASVTA; translated from the exons ATGCTCCGTCTCAAGGCGCGGGagtcgtcgcgcgcgccgttCAGCTTTAGCGTGGCGCCTCCGCCGGACGACGATGGACCTGCGACAAGTAACAAGTTTCCGCATCCACCAGGAGCGTTCCTCACCGAACGCGATATGCACATGTACGGCGCACAGCCACTCGGCGAAGAGCCGGGCCGCGGCGTCGTACGGTGTACCCGGTGCGCGCGGACTGTGCTCGAGTGGGCCGCGGGAGAACACATGC gtaTCTGCTCTCATGTGCTGGATGGCACGCCGCTGAAtgccaagaaggccaaaGTGGACAAGAAGGTCGAAGGCAAGAAACGGCGGGCGTCAGAGG TGTCAGATACCCCTGACTCGCCgaccaagaagaaggcgcgAGTGCTCGAGATGTCGcttgacgacgatgagATGGACCCCGCCGCATACAAGGGTCTCAAGAAGAGCGAGATCAAGAAACtgctcaaggagcgcgagcggctcaagaagcgcgctgccaaggaggccgagaaggcgcaggcggcAGAGCGGCGCAGGGCACGGG ccaACAACCCGCTCGACTACGACCGCCAATGCGGTGTAATCAACGACAAGGGTCTCCCGTGCTCCCGTTCCTTGACATGCAAGACGCATACCGTCGGCGCCAAACGCGCAGTCCAAGGCCGTACCCGTCTCTACGACGAGCTATTCCTGGAATGGCAGCGCGCCCACAACCCAAACTTCAAGGAACCCGCCCCGAAACGCGAAGCCAAAGTCGTCCCAAAGGTggtcaagaagaagcgcgtcGTGCCGGACGAAGAGGGACTGCgggcggacgaggacggccggcgcgagatggacgagcttATTCGCGCTGCTGCGCGGGCTGGCGATCGCGTTAAACTCGCTCCGGCGCCGCGGCCTATTTCGAGCCCGTGGCGGACTACTACTTACGAACAGATCAGTATGGGCGATCTTCTGACCAAGGCTTTGGCAGCGCGCCCACGGCCCGCACCAAGTAGTATTACTCCACAGAGGCTGGGGAGCCAGAGCAAGCCCGGGCCAGCGGTTGTGGCACCCATGCTGGCGCCGGCTAGTGTTACCGCCTAG